The proteins below are encoded in one region of Streptomyces marianii:
- a CDS encoding SDR family NAD(P)-dependent oxidoreductase, giving the protein MTTALITGSTAGIGAAFARRLAADGHDLVLVARDTKRLQEQATELHDLHGIEAEVLTADLAEDDGISSVEQRLGERRRTVDLLVNNAGFGNKGRFLEVSMADELRMLKVHCEAVLRLTAAATAPMRDRGRGGVVNVASVAAFVPRGTYGASKAWVVQFTQGAARDLAGTGVRLMALCPGFVRTEFHERAGMGTDNIPGWMWLDADKLVSSALADLSRGKTLSVPDPRYKALMGVVKLAPRGLLGGVSSRAGRKYGPR; this is encoded by the coding sequence ATGACGACAGCACTCATCACCGGCTCGACCGCGGGCATCGGGGCCGCGTTCGCGCGGCGGCTCGCGGCGGACGGACACGATCTGGTCCTGGTCGCCCGGGACACCAAGCGCCTCCAGGAGCAGGCCACCGAACTCCACGACCTGCACGGCATCGAGGCGGAGGTACTGACCGCCGACCTGGCCGAGGACGACGGCATCTCCTCCGTGGAGCAGCGGCTCGGCGAACGCAGGCGAACGGTGGACCTGCTCGTCAACAACGCCGGGTTCGGCAACAAGGGGCGCTTCCTCGAGGTCTCCATGGCCGACGAACTGCGGATGCTCAAGGTGCACTGCGAGGCCGTGCTGCGGCTGACGGCCGCGGCCACCGCGCCCATGCGCGACCGGGGCCGGGGCGGGGTGGTGAACGTGGCCTCGGTCGCCGCGTTCGTGCCGCGTGGCACGTACGGGGCGTCGAAGGCATGGGTCGTGCAGTTCACCCAGGGCGCGGCCCGGGACCTGGCGGGCACCGGGGTTCGGCTGATGGCGCTCTGCCCGGGGTTCGTGCGCACCGAGTTCCACGAACGGGCGGGGATGGGCACGGACAACATCCCGGGCTGGATGTGGCTGGACGCCGACAAGCTGGTGTCGTCGGCGCTCGCCGATCTGTCTCGCGGCAAGACGCTGTCGGTCCCCGATCCGCGCTACAAGGCGCTGATGGGCGTGGTGAAGCTGGCCCCGCGCGGTCTGCTGGGCGGGGTCAGCTCCAGGGCGGGCCGCAAGTACGGACCGCGGTAG
- a CDS encoding Rossmann-fold NAD(P)-binding domain-containing protein, whose product MRCGGDEYCCTARTRTPTRPPTRGRVGALDDLCLRSGIVTVQAPEIPATRHWVDARRLSLMPDGATWSNRGGTRAGRHGRAAPGSAVRPPQCRAGRHRTRGAPADPPLYDLPNVLLTPHVAGSLGRELYRMADLALDEVERYALGRPFAEPVVPAVPNRSAQGAPSGRPPYPPGPLPDRANRGRMRVFH is encoded by the coding sequence GTGCGGTGCGGCGGTGACGAGTACTGCTGTACGGCCCGTACGCGGACGCCGACGAGGCCGCCCACCCGGGGCCGAGTCGGTGCGCTGGACGACCTCTGCCTGCGCAGCGGCATCGTCACCGTCCAGGCACCCGAGATCCCGGCCACCCGCCACTGGGTCGACGCCCGCAGGCTGTCCCTGATGCCCGACGGCGCGACCTGGTCAAACCGCGGGGGGACTCGCGCCGGTCGACACGGACGCGCTGCTCCCGGATCTGCTGTCCGGCCACCTCAGTGCCGTGCTGGACGTCACCGCACCCGAGGTGCCCCCGCCGACCCTCCGCTCTACGACCTCCCGAACGTCCTGCTGACTCCGCACGTCGCGGGCTCCCTCGGCCGGGAGCTGTACCGCATGGCGGATCTGGCGCTGGACGAGGTGGAGCGGTACGCGCTGGGCCGCCCCTTCGCCGAGCCGGTCGTCCCCGCGGTGCCGAACCGCTCGGCCCAGGGTGCTCCGTCCGGAAGGCCGCCCTATCCGCCCGGACCTCTCCCCGACAGGGCAAATCGAGGCAGAATGCGCGTATTTCACTAG
- a CDS encoding ester cyclase, which produces MTFVQMIDCKTERVDELNQLLDTWVEQTKGRRTATHSLLAQDRSDGTHVVEIVEFPSYEDAMRNSNLPETDRIFQEMVALCDRMPTFTDLEVIRDEQLHKGLCARFFTEALPGDPGLLDGLLTRDYHDHNPANSPDVIGVDAFRREVAMWRDAFDFTFTVEDQVAEADRVCTRWTWEGTHTGEFLGLAPTGRQASMTGTTVHRLHEGLICEGWWQYDRLGLMGQLGALEM; this is translated from the coding sequence ATGACATTCGTACAGATGATCGACTGCAAGACGGAACGCGTCGACGAGCTCAACCAGCTCCTGGACACCTGGGTCGAACAGACCAAGGGCAGGCGCACCGCCACCCACAGCCTCCTCGCCCAGGACCGCTCCGACGGGACCCACGTGGTGGAGATCGTCGAGTTTCCCTCGTACGAGGACGCGATGCGGAACTCGAACCTCCCGGAGACCGACCGGATCTTCCAGGAGATGGTGGCGCTGTGCGACCGCATGCCGACCTTCACCGACCTGGAGGTCATCCGCGACGAGCAGCTGCACAAGGGTCTGTGCGCCCGGTTCTTCACCGAGGCCCTTCCCGGTGACCCCGGCCTCCTCGACGGACTGCTCACCCGGGATTACCACGATCACAACCCGGCCAACTCGCCGGACGTGATCGGGGTCGACGCCTTCCGCCGCGAGGTCGCGATGTGGCGGGACGCCTTCGACTTCACCTTCACCGTCGAGGACCAGGTCGCCGAGGCCGACCGGGTCTGCACCCGCTGGACGTGGGAGGGCACGCACACGGGCGAGTTCCTCGGCCTCGCGCCCACCGGCAGGCAGGCGTCGATGACCGGCACGACCGTCCACCGGCTCCACGAGGGCCTGATCTGCGAGGGCTGGTGGCAGTACGACCGGCTCGGGCTGATGGGGCAACTCGGGGCGCTGGAGATGTGA
- the groES gene encoding co-chaperone GroES: MTTTSSKVAIKPLEDRIVVQPLDAEQTTASGLVIPDTAKEKPQEGVVLAVGPGRFENGERLPLDVKTGDVVLYSKYGGTEVKYSGEEYLVLSARDVLAIVEK; encoded by the coding sequence GTGACGACCACCAGCTCCAAGGTTGCCATCAAGCCGCTCGAGGACCGCATTGTGGTCCAGCCGCTCGACGCCGAGCAGACCACCGCCTCTGGCCTGGTCATTCCGGACACCGCCAAGGAGAAGCCCCAGGAGGGCGTCGTCCTGGCCGTCGGCCCGGGCCGCTTCGAGAACGGCGAGCGTCTTCCGCTCGACGTCAAGACCGGCGATGTCGTGCTTTACAGCAAGTACGGCGGCACCGAGGTGAAGTACAGCGGCGAGGAGTACCTCGTCCTCTCGGCCCGCGACGTGCTCGCGATCGTCGAGAAGTAG
- the groL gene encoding chaperonin GroEL (60 kDa chaperone family; promotes refolding of misfolded polypeptides especially under stressful conditions; forms two stacked rings of heptamers to form a barrel-shaped 14mer; ends can be capped by GroES; misfolded proteins enter the barrel where they are refolded when GroES binds), with translation MAKILKFDEDARRALERGVNKLADTVKVTIGPKGRNVVIDKKFGAPTITNDGVTIAREVEIEDPYENLGAQLVKEVATKTNDIAGDGTTTATVLAQALVREGLRNVAAGASPAALKKGIDAAVKAVSDELIATARPIEEKSDIAAVAALSAQDQQVGELIAEAMDKVGKDGVITVEESNTFGLELDFTEGMAFDKGYLSPYMVTDQERMEAVLDDPYILINQGKISSIQDLLPLLEKVIQAGASKPLLIIAEDVEGEALSTLVVNKIRGTFNAVAVKAPGFGDRRKAMLQDMATLTGATVISEEVGLKLDQAGLDVLGTARRITVTKDDTTIVDGGGKSEDVAGRVAQIKAEIEATDSDWDREKLQERLAKLAGGVCVIKVGAATEVELKEKKHRLEDAISATRAAVEEGIVSGGGSALVHAVKVLDGNLGKNGDEATGVAVVRRAAVEPLRWIAENAGLEGYVITAKVAELDKGNGFNAATGEYGDLVKAGVIDPVKVTRSALENAASIASLLLTTETLVVEKKEEEPADAGHGHGHAH, from the coding sequence ATGGCGAAGATCCTGAAGTTCGACGAGGACGCCCGTCGCGCCCTTGAGCGCGGCGTCAACAAGCTCGCCGACACGGTCAAGGTGACGATCGGCCCCAAGGGCCGCAACGTCGTGATCGACAAGAAGTTCGGTGCCCCCACCATCACCAACGACGGTGTCACGATCGCCCGTGAGGTCGAGATCGAGGACCCGTACGAGAACCTCGGCGCCCAGCTGGTGAAGGAGGTGGCGACCAAGACCAACGACATCGCGGGTGACGGCACCACCACCGCCACCGTGCTCGCCCAGGCCCTGGTTCGCGAGGGTCTGCGCAACGTCGCCGCCGGCGCCTCACCGGCCGCCCTGAAGAAGGGCATCGACGCCGCGGTCAAGGCCGTCTCCGACGAGCTGATCGCCACCGCGCGCCCGATCGAGGAGAAGTCCGACATCGCCGCCGTCGCCGCGCTGTCCGCCCAGGACCAGCAGGTCGGCGAGCTCATCGCCGAGGCGATGGACAAGGTCGGCAAGGACGGCGTCATCACCGTCGAGGAGTCCAACACCTTCGGTCTGGAGCTGGACTTCACCGAGGGCATGGCCTTCGACAAGGGCTACCTGTCGCCGTACATGGTGACCGACCAGGAGCGTATGGAGGCCGTCCTCGACGACCCGTACATCCTGATCAACCAGGGCAAGATCTCCTCCATCCAGGACCTGCTCCCGCTGCTGGAGAAGGTCATCCAGGCCGGCGCCTCCAAGCCGCTGCTGATCATCGCCGAGGACGTCGAGGGCGAGGCCCTGTCCACCCTCGTCGTCAACAAGATCCGCGGCACCTTCAACGCGGTCGCGGTCAAGGCCCCCGGCTTCGGCGACCGCCGCAAGGCGATGCTGCAGGACATGGCCACCCTCACCGGTGCCACCGTCATCTCCGAGGAGGTCGGCCTCAAGCTCGACCAGGCCGGTCTGGACGTGCTGGGCACCGCCCGTCGCATCACCGTCACCAAGGACGACACCACGATCGTCGACGGCGGCGGCAAGAGCGAGGACGTGGCCGGCCGCGTCGCGCAGATCAAGGCCGAGATCGAGGCCACGGACTCCGACTGGGACCGCGAGAAGCTCCAGGAGCGCCTCGCGAAGCTCGCCGGCGGCGTGTGCGTGATCAAGGTCGGCGCCGCCACCGAGGTGGAGCTGAAGGAGAAGAAGCACCGTCTGGAGGACGCCATCTCCGCGACCCGCGCCGCGGTCGAGGAGGGCATCGTCTCCGGTGGTGGCTCCGCTCTGGTCCACGCCGTCAAGGTGCTGGACGGCAACCTCGGCAAGAACGGCGACGAGGCCACCGGTGTCGCCGTCGTGCGCCGTGCCGCCGTCGAGCCGCTGCGCTGGATCGCCGAGAACGCCGGCCTCGAGGGCTACGTCATCACCGCGAAGGTGGCGGAGCTGGACAAGGGCAACGGCTTCAACGCCGCCACCGGCGAATACGGCGACCTCGTGAAGGCCGGCGTCATCGACCCGGTCAAGGTCACCCGCTCGGCCCTCGAGAACGCCGCCTCGATCGCCTCCCTGCTTCTCACCACCGAGACTCTCGTGGTGGAGAAGAAGGAAGAGGAGCCGGCGGACGCGGGCCACGGCCACGGCCACGCCCACTGA
- a CDS encoding MOSC domain-containing protein gives MELLSVNVGRLRAVEHTSAASGLSGVDKRPVAGPVRVIAPGPGGAGASGVEGDEIGDPRFHGGDDRAVTAYAREDLDRWERELGRPLADGAFGENLTTTGLDVNGALIGERWRIGSGVVLEVTGGRVPCGTFQGHLGEKGWVRRFTRAGQPGALLRVIEPGTLRAGDPVRVEHRPDHDITVALLFRAATLERELLPRTLVAAPWMESSLLEVAREYAEKHGG, from the coding sequence ATGGAACTTCTCTCGGTGAACGTGGGGCGGCTCAGGGCCGTCGAGCACACCTCGGCGGCCTCCGGCCTCAGCGGTGTGGACAAGCGGCCCGTCGCGGGCCCGGTGCGGGTCATCGCCCCCGGGCCGGGTGGTGCCGGCGCGAGCGGGGTGGAGGGGGACGAGATCGGCGACCCCCGCTTCCACGGGGGCGACGACCGGGCCGTCACCGCCTACGCCCGCGAGGACCTCGACCGCTGGGAGCGGGAGCTGGGCCGGCCGCTGGCGGACGGCGCGTTCGGGGAGAATCTGACGACCACCGGCCTCGACGTGAACGGAGCGCTGATCGGGGAGCGCTGGCGCATCGGATCGGGGGTGGTCCTCGAGGTCACGGGCGGCCGGGTGCCCTGCGGCACCTTCCAAGGGCACCTCGGGGAGAAGGGATGGGTCAGGCGCTTCACCCGGGCAGGGCAGCCGGGTGCGCTGCTGCGGGTGATCGAACCGGGGACGCTCCGGGCGGGCGATCCGGTGCGGGTCGAGCACCGTCCGGACCACGACATCACCGTCGCGCTGCTGTTCAGGGCGGCCACGCTGGAACGGGAGTTGCTGCCGCGCACGCTCGTCGCGGCGCCGTGGATGGAGTCCTCGTTGCTGGAGGTCGCCCGGGAGTACGCGGAGAAGCACGGCGGCTGA